The following proteins are encoded in a genomic region of Haloarcula salinisoli:
- a CDS encoding MBL fold metallo-hydrolase — MATRLRDGLWHIDCRTRDRPNVYLVAHQGECTLVDAGWPGDESTVRAGLADAGFGLDEVDRVLVTHYDADHVGTLGRLTPTLDCPVFVHRADQPYVAGDALPPWTARTGLEALHRLYYRQLTLPDLPIKPIQNTDHIGGFSAHHTPGHTPGHTVYVHEDVDAAFLGDLVYTAGDRLRPAGRLTSYDQSRVAESIERVLDRIDGFGYACPGHGPPLPNGDSRLEAVVDSA; from the coding sequence ATGGCGACACGGCTACGGGATGGGCTCTGGCACATCGACTGCCGGACGCGTGACCGGCCCAACGTCTACCTCGTTGCCCACCAGGGTGAGTGTACACTCGTCGATGCCGGGTGGCCAGGTGACGAGTCGACGGTCCGGGCCGGACTCGCGGACGCCGGCTTCGGCCTCGACGAGGTCGACCGCGTACTGGTCACTCATTACGATGCCGACCACGTCGGCACGCTGGGGCGGCTCACACCGACGCTCGACTGCCCGGTGTTCGTCCACCGTGCCGACCAACCCTACGTCGCCGGCGACGCGCTTCCGCCGTGGACGGCTCGAACTGGCCTGGAGGCCCTCCACCGGCTGTACTACCGGCAGCTCACCCTCCCTGACCTCCCCATCAAACCCATCCAGAACACCGACCACATCGGTGGGTTCAGCGCCCACCATACGCCGGGTCACACCCCGGGACACACCGTCTACGTCCACGAAGACGTCGACGCCGCCTTTCTGGGCGACCTCGTGTACACGGCCGGGGACAGACTTCGTCCCGCAGGCCGGCTGACGAGTTACGACCAGTCCCGGGTCGCCGAGAGTATCGAGCGGGTCCTCGACCGGATCGACGGCTTCGGGTACGCCTGCCCCGGTCACGGACCGCCCCTGCCCAACGGGGACAGTCGGCTCGAAGCGGTCGTCGACAGCGCCTGA
- a CDS encoding homoserine kinase, producing the protein MLTVRAPATSANLGSGFDVFGVALERPADVVRVSKADRTTIEVTGAGSQFIPEDPDKNTVGAVAEALEAPAHIQIDKGVRPASGLGSSAASAAAAAVGLNELYDRGYTREELVPIAAKGEAVVSGDAHDDNVAPSILGGFTIATESGVRQVDASIPLVACLPDIVVSTRDARRVVPEHARVDQLVETVGNAATLTTGMHRDDPGLVGEGMHDTVVTPARAKLIDGYESVREAALEAGATGVTISGAGPTVIAACYEGSQRAIASAMLDTFGEHGVDARAYQSRIGRGAQIF; encoded by the coding sequence ATGCTAACCGTCCGGGCACCGGCTACCAGCGCGAACCTCGGCAGCGGCTTCGACGTCTTCGGCGTCGCGCTGGAGCGCCCGGCCGACGTCGTCCGCGTCTCGAAGGCCGACCGGACGACCATCGAGGTGACCGGCGCGGGCAGCCAGTTCATCCCCGAAGACCCCGACAAGAACACCGTCGGGGCCGTCGCAGAGGCACTCGAAGCGCCCGCCCATATCCAGATAGACAAGGGCGTGCGCCCGGCGTCGGGACTGGGCTCGTCTGCGGCCAGCGCCGCCGCCGCGGCCGTCGGGCTGAACGAACTCTACGACCGCGGCTACACCCGCGAGGAGCTGGTCCCCATCGCCGCCAAGGGCGAGGCCGTCGTCTCCGGCGACGCCCACGACGACAACGTCGCACCCTCCATCCTTGGTGGGTTCACCATCGCCACGGAGTCGGGTGTCCGGCAGGTCGACGCCTCGATTCCGCTGGTCGCCTGTCTCCCCGACATCGTCGTCTCGACGCGGGACGCCCGCCGCGTCGTCCCCGAACACGCCCGCGTCGACCAGCTCGTCGAGACGGTCGGCAACGCCGCGACGCTCACGACTGGGATGCACCGCGACGACCCCGGACTCGTCGGCGAAGGGATGCACGACACGGTGGTGACGCCGGCGCGCGCGAAACTCATCGACGGCTACGAGTCGGTTCGCGAGGCCGCACTGGAGGCGGGCGCGACTGGGGTGACGATTTCGGGGGCCGGGCCCACAGTCATCGCCGCGTGTTACGAGGGCTCCCAGCGCGCGATTGCGAGTGCCATGCTCGACACCTTCGGCGAACACGGCGTGGACGCGCGTGCCTACCAGAGCCGTATCGGCCGCGGTGCGCAGATTTTCTGA